Proteins encoded by one window of uncultured Draconibacterium sp.:
- a CDS encoding alcohol dehydrogenase catalytic domain-containing protein — protein sequence MLQTYLTEPNNIQLSESPVPEPKNGEVLIRITMVGICGSDIHMFKNGHRLDSPLTIGHEGIGVIEKVGEGVSSSRVGERVVIEPNIPCLHCPECWSGKGNVCRNKRIIGVNETGCFAEYICLPNNIIHKLPDSISDLNAVAIEPTTVGLAALNRSKAKPGDTIAVIGLGAIGMLLTHIALSLGYKVLVAELVEAKIKKAVEMGAHFVKGGNSLKETAEIYESVFHDEEVAAVFECAGSEQSAALAIQSVPRGVDVILLGLSEEGSAFNPRLISRKGNHIIPSLIYDHPFDFKRCIRLIENKVIDPGFIVSKYYPLTSLHEALSEAVKGHESKIVVTIPE from the coding sequence ATGCTACAGACCTATCTTACAGAACCGAACAATATTCAGCTGTCGGAATCTCCTGTACCCGAGCCAAAAAATGGCGAAGTTTTAATCCGAATAACCATGGTTGGAATCTGCGGTTCCGATATTCACATGTTTAAAAACGGACACCGTCTCGACAGTCCACTGACTATCGGTCACGAAGGAATTGGCGTTATCGAGAAAGTTGGCGAAGGAGTTTCATCATCGAGAGTTGGAGAGCGCGTGGTTATTGAACCCAATATTCCGTGTTTGCACTGTCCGGAATGCTGGAGCGGCAAAGGAAACGTGTGCAGAAACAAACGAATTATCGGGGTGAATGAAACCGGCTGTTTTGCTGAATACATCTGTCTTCCGAATAATATAATTCATAAACTACCCGATTCAATTTCAGATCTCAACGCTGTTGCAATTGAACCTACAACAGTTGGGCTGGCAGCCTTAAACCGATCGAAAGCCAAACCGGGCGACACCATTGCCGTTATTGGATTGGGAGCAATCGGTATGTTGCTTACCCACATCGCATTGTCGCTGGGTTACAAAGTATTAGTTGCCGAGTTGGTTGAAGCGAAAATCAAAAAGGCGGTAGAAATGGGCGCCCACTTTGTGAAAGGTGGCAACTCGTTAAAGGAAACTGCCGAAATATACGAATCTGTTTTTCATGACGAAGAAGTTGCCGCTGTTTTTGAATGTGCCGGTTCAGAACAATCTGCGGCATTAGCCATACAGTCAGTTCCACGGGGAGTTGACGTTATTCTGCTGGGACTTTCGGAAGAAGGTTCAGCCTTTAATCCGCGGTTAATTTCCAGAAAAGGAAATCATATCATTCCATCGTTGATTTACGATCATCCGTTTGATTTTAAACGTTGTATCCGTTTGATTGAAAACAAGGTTATCGATCCCGGCTTCATCGTATCGAAATATTACCCGCTTACCAGTTTACATGAAGCACTTAGCGAAGCAGTAAAAGGGCATGAAAGTAAAATAGTAGTTACGATCCCCGAATAA
- a CDS encoding MFS transporter encodes MSKTNESNQFSHENITQIIAHKAMAPFQVLVVIMCFILNMNDGIDVMVVSYTGSEILAEWGLTKAMQGYIYSAGLAGMTLGCLFVAPIADRIGRRKLFIYAVAVEAVAMILSSMVTDYYQLLILRLFAGLGIGGLLPTMAAIAAEFSNNYRRDLSVGFVQAGYPIGAIFMGFFTAWAVPEFGWRFSYLAAGLISAAMLVMVIFFMPESIEYLLIRQPKNALQKINKILRKIGYDEIDQLPQITVSEPASVKTLFNKEYKFSTICLWIGIFFGFMTLYTLISWVPSIATDAGMPFKMATYVGTALNVGAFIGSTGIGWLAAKFKLRKLIFTFFIIAFAIMVAYGNLPLSNALMFIITFLIGIFVQGGFNGFWPATTRVYAPEVRTTGIGWATGAGRFGAIVGPAIFGILSDMQLSISTLFIIFSIPLVVAGLAVYNIPSKNLR; translated from the coding sequence ATGAGCAAGACTAACGAATCAAACCAATTCTCACACGAAAATATAACGCAAATCATCGCACATAAAGCCATGGCGCCATTCCAGGTGCTGGTAGTTATTATGTGTTTTATTTTAAACATGAACGACGGAATTGATGTGATGGTTGTGTCGTATACCGGATCGGAAATTCTAGCCGAATGGGGATTAACCAAAGCGATGCAGGGTTACATCTATAGTGCAGGTTTAGCCGGAATGACCTTGGGTTGCCTGTTTGTTGCGCCCATCGCCGACCGCATCGGAAGACGAAAGTTATTCATATATGCTGTAGCTGTGGAAGCTGTTGCCATGATTTTATCGTCGATGGTAACCGACTATTACCAACTGTTGATTTTAAGATTATTTGCAGGACTGGGAATCGGAGGTCTGCTCCCCACAATGGCGGCTATTGCTGCAGAATTTTCAAACAACTACCGAAGAGATTTGTCCGTTGGGTTCGTACAGGCAGGATACCCTATCGGAGCTATTTTCATGGGCTTTTTTACCGCCTGGGCAGTTCCCGAATTCGGATGGCGCTTTTCCTATCTCGCCGCAGGATTGATTTCTGCAGCCATGTTGGTTATGGTTATATTTTTCATGCCTGAATCTATAGAATACCTGCTGATCAGACAGCCTAAAAATGCACTGCAAAAAATAAATAAAATACTCCGAAAAATTGGCTACGATGAAATAGATCAGCTTCCGCAGATCACCGTTTCAGAACCCGCAAGCGTAAAAACACTATTCAACAAAGAGTACAAGTTTTCTACTATATGTTTGTGGATCGGAATCTTTTTTGGTTTTATGACCTTGTACACCCTTATCAGCTGGGTGCCGAGTATTGCTACCGATGCAGGAATGCCTTTTAAAATGGCGACCTACGTAGGAACCGCATTAAATGTTGGCGCTTTTATCGGAAGTACCGGAATTGGCTGGCTGGCCGCAAAATTCAAATTACGCAAACTCATATTTACCTTTTTTATTATCGCCTTTGCAATTATGGTGGCCTATGGTAATTTGCCGCTCAGCAATGCCTTAATGTTTATCATTACCTTCCTGATTGGGATTTTCGTGCAAGGTGGTTTTAACGGTTTTTGGCCGGCTACAACCCGCGTTTACGCCCCGGAAGTGCGGACAACAGGAATTGGCTGGGCAACAGGTGCCGGACGTTTTGGGGCAATCGTAGGACCTGCAATTTTTGGTATCCTTTCCGATATGCAACTATCCATCTCCACCCTGTTTATAATCTTTTCAATTCCGTTGGTAGTTGCCGGATTGGCGGTTTATAATATTCCTTCTAAGAATTTGAGATAG
- a CDS encoding alpha/beta hydrolase yields the protein MKRTNQFVLILTAFMLFFSCTEVSTNKNQGDSSATKADPAWTIDDVPVAAGVVMENRYPKTKISLPGGVIGYQDLVYQQISGYRPQRLDLYLPADTTTSHPLIMYIHGGGWQNGHSRNSGAFDNWPATLAMLASRGYVVTSINYRLGGEEKFPAAIQDVKTAIRWLRANAGEYGIDKEKFMVWGASAGGHLAALAGTSSGVKELEPVNLSDELAAESDQVQATVCWYGIFDLTGMGEGGGPGGYFAGTAKLASPVNYVDETDGAFLLIHGSEDPVIPYQQSIDFNELLTANNLKSSVHIIPGVAHSFVGETAESTKGASIEALQMVMDFMDDVFKSN from the coding sequence ATGAAACGAACAAATCAATTTGTGTTGATCCTTACAGCTTTTATGCTGTTTTTTTCCTGCACAGAGGTCAGTACTAATAAAAATCAGGGAGATTCTTCAGCAACTAAAGCTGATCCTGCATGGACAATTGACGATGTTCCTGTTGCGGCCGGAGTTGTAATGGAAAACCGTTATCCGAAAACAAAAATTAGTTTGCCCGGCGGAGTCATCGGGTATCAGGATCTGGTTTATCAACAGATTTCGGGTTATCGTCCGCAGCGACTAGATTTGTATCTGCCTGCGGATACAACTACTTCGCATCCACTGATCATGTATATTCATGGTGGTGGCTGGCAGAATGGTCATTCGCGCAATTCCGGGGCTTTCGATAACTGGCCTGCAACATTGGCGATGTTGGCTTCGAGAGGTTATGTGGTTACGTCCATCAATTATCGTTTAGGCGGGGAAGAGAAATTTCCGGCGGCTATTCAGGATGTAAAAACAGCTATTCGCTGGTTACGTGCAAATGCCGGCGAGTATGGAATCGACAAAGAAAAATTTATGGTTTGGGGAGCTTCGGCCGGTGGTCATTTGGCTGCATTGGCAGGAACGTCAAGTGGAGTAAAAGAATTGGAACCTGTTAATTTATCCGATGAATTGGCTGCCGAGTCCGACCAGGTTCAGGCAACGGTTTGCTGGTATGGAATTTTCGATCTCACCGGAATGGGGGAGGGTGGCGGCCCCGGCGGTTATTTTGCCGGTACTGCGAAGCTGGCAAGTCCTGTAAACTATGTCGACGAAACCGATGGTGCTTTTCTGCTGATTCACGGATCGGAAGATCCTGTAATTCCCTACCAGCAGTCGATTGATTTTAATGAGCTGCTGACTGCCAATAATCTGAAATCGAGCGTTCACATTATTCCCGGCGTGGCACACAGTTTTGTTGGCGAAACTGCTGAGAGTACAAAAGGCGCCAGTATTGAGGCGCTGCAAATGGTTATGGATTTTATGGATGACGTTTTTAAATCAAACTAA
- a CDS encoding redoxin domain-containing protein, with protein MKQLALTFLIILFSITSWSKRTSIPLIGDKAPSFTANSTNGTLNFPEDFGTNWKILFSHPLDFTAVCTSELCGLARNQEKLDSLGVKIAVVSIDEVERHLLWKEFIERVLSEENESVKIEYPIVADLSGEVSKKYGMLHESINDKRDVRGVFIIDPNNIVQGISFYPMNVGRNMNEILRTIEALQLTQRENVLTPMDWKPGDDVLVPHKPYTSDELEINPELKEKYYNKGEYMWFKRTKKK; from the coding sequence ATGAAACAACTTGCATTAACATTTTTAATCATTCTTTTTTCGATAACAAGCTGGTCAAAACGAACAAGTATTCCTTTAATTGGAGATAAAGCACCTTCATTTACTGCAAACTCAACAAACGGCACCTTAAACTTCCCCGAAGATTTTGGAACCAACTGGAAGATATTATTCAGCCACCCGCTTGATTTTACAGCTGTTTGTACATCTGAATTGTGTGGCCTTGCCCGCAACCAGGAAAAACTGGATTCGCTGGGAGTAAAAATTGCAGTAGTTTCAATCGATGAAGTTGAAAGGCACCTGTTGTGGAAAGAATTTATAGAAAGAGTGTTGAGTGAAGAAAATGAATCCGTAAAAATAGAATACCCCATTGTAGCTGATCTTTCAGGAGAAGTTTCAAAAAAATATGGAATGTTACATGAGTCGATAAATGATAAAAGAGATGTAAGAGGTGTATTTATTATTGATCCGAACAATATTGTTCAGGGTATTTCTTTTTACCCGATGAATGTGGGAAGAAATATGAACGAAATATTGAGAACCATTGAAGCATTGCAACTCACACAAAGAGAAAACGTACTTACACCAATGGATTGGAAGCCTGGTGATGACGTTCTTGTTCCGCATAAACCATACACTTCTGACGAATTAGAAATTAATCCCGAACTGAAAGAGAAGTATTATAATAAGGGAGAATACATGTGGTTTAAAAGAACGAAGAAAAAGTAA
- a CDS encoding SDR family oxidoreductase has protein sequence MKTAIVTGASSGIGKCIALQLAQLNYSLVITGRNEKNLQDVKKQIEKLGADCLVVVCDLSGEDIPLQLINKTITHFGQLDLLINNAGVASATKIAETSIDIWDQVFKINARAPFLLCKEAVPHLKKSKNPIIINIGSVVGSKGYYGQGAYAASKHALTGFTKVLAKEVQQDGIKVHLISPGGVNTEMATAMRPDIDTSDLILPEEIAELVEYLVTRKGKGTIDHFYVRRENGLAFD, from the coding sequence ATGAAAACTGCAATAGTAACCGGAGCTTCATCGGGTATTGGAAAATGCATTGCATTACAGTTGGCACAGTTGAACTATTCATTGGTTATTACCGGAAGAAATGAAAAGAATCTTCAGGATGTAAAAAAGCAGATTGAAAAATTAGGCGCTGATTGCCTGGTTGTTGTCTGTGATTTAAGTGGAGAAGATATACCGCTTCAGCTTATAAATAAGACGATCACTCATTTTGGACAGTTAGATTTGCTGATAAACAATGCCGGAGTGGCAAGCGCAACCAAAATAGCTGAAACAAGCATTGATATCTGGGACCAGGTATTTAAAATAAATGCACGCGCCCCTTTTCTTTTGTGTAAAGAAGCTGTTCCGCATCTGAAAAAAAGTAAAAATCCAATCATTATCAATATCGGTTCGGTGGTTGGATCTAAAGGTTATTATGGTCAGGGGGCGTATGCTGCATCGAAACATGCTCTTACCGGATTTACAAAAGTGCTGGCTAAAGAAGTTCAGCAAGATGGAATTAAGGTTCATCTTATTTCTCCGGGTGGCGTGAATACCGAAATGGCTACGGCAATGAGGCCGGATATCGATACCAGTGATTTAATACTGCCGGAAGAAATTGCCGAATTGGTAGAATATCTTGTAACCAGAAAGGGGAAGGGTACTATTGACCATTTTTATGTGCGCAGGGAAAATGGTTTGGCGTTTGATTAA
- a CDS encoding phosphoglucomutase produces MNWEKLQNGSDIRGVALEGIEGEPVNLDKRIMHILGKSFIHWLKKRDYNSPITVSVGSDSRLSGPALKDAFMNGMKESGAKVFDCGLASTPAMFMSTVLGDQPTVAGVMLTASHLPFNRNGLKFFTRRGGLDKKDISEILSIAKQPNFETSEKTFDVERKEFMLEYSEYLVSYIRKTASLKSNYDKPLKGLKIIVDAGNGAGGFFASKVLAQLGANTHGSQFLEPNGNFPNHIPNPEDKVAMQSICEAVLKEKADLGIIFDTDVDRSAIVDASGKPINRNALIALISTVILGEHPGSTIVTDSITSDGLNHFIEKDLKGKHHRFKRGYKNVINEAVRLNESGEESWLAIETSGHAALKENFFLDDGAYLVAKLLVEMARLNEENKTLPALISALKQPCESREIRFNIKKSDFKEYGLSVLEQLETEVASEKGWEVVSPNYEGIRVKCSSSDEQGWFLLRLSLHDPVMPLNIESNVGGGVNKIKERLAHIFAQFNGLDLKSFNLQ; encoded by the coding sequence ATGAATTGGGAGAAATTACAAAATGGCTCAGATATTCGAGGCGTTGCATTAGAAGGAATTGAGGGCGAACCTGTAAATCTTGATAAGCGAATAATGCATATTCTCGGAAAGTCTTTTATTCACTGGTTGAAAAAACGTGATTATAATTCGCCCATTACTGTTTCTGTTGGAAGTGACTCACGACTTTCAGGACCGGCACTAAAAGACGCTTTTATGAACGGGATGAAGGAATCGGGTGCAAAAGTATTTGATTGTGGTTTAGCATCAACTCCTGCAATGTTTATGTCAACAGTACTTGGCGATCAACCAACCGTGGCGGGTGTAATGTTAACGGCCAGCCATTTGCCTTTTAACCGAAATGGTTTGAAATTTTTTACCAGACGGGGAGGGCTGGATAAAAAGGATATATCAGAAATACTCAGTATTGCTAAACAGCCAAATTTTGAAACATCGGAAAAAACTTTTGATGTGGAGCGCAAAGAATTTATGCTTGAGTACTCAGAATACCTGGTCAGCTATATTCGTAAAACCGCCAGCTTAAAATCGAACTACGACAAACCGCTCAAAGGTTTAAAAATAATTGTAGATGCCGGAAATGGTGCCGGTGGTTTTTTTGCGTCTAAAGTACTCGCGCAATTGGGAGCCAACACACATGGGAGCCAGTTTCTGGAACCTAACGGAAACTTTCCGAACCATATCCCAAATCCGGAGGATAAAGTTGCGATGCAATCAATTTGTGAGGCCGTTTTAAAAGAAAAAGCTGATCTGGGAATTATTTTCGACACTGATGTCGACCGGTCGGCAATTGTAGATGCAAGCGGAAAACCGATCAACAGAAATGCTCTAATTGCGCTTATTTCTACTGTTATTCTAGGCGAACACCCGGGAAGTACGATTGTTACCGATTCGATTACATCTGACGGATTAAATCATTTTATCGAAAAAGATTTAAAAGGAAAGCATCACCGGTTTAAACGTGGTTATAAAAATGTAATAAATGAGGCAGTCCGATTGAATGAGTCAGGCGAAGAGAGTTGGCTGGCAATTGAAACATCAGGACATGCTGCATTAAAGGAGAACTTTTTTCTTGATGACGGGGCTTATCTGGTAGCAAAGTTGTTGGTTGAAATGGCTCGATTGAATGAAGAAAACAAAACTTTACCTGCACTGATTTCTGCACTTAAGCAACCCTGCGAGAGTCGTGAAATCCGCTTTAACATTAAAAAATCAGATTTTAAAGAATATGGACTATCTGTTCTTGAGCAGTTGGAAACAGAAGTAGCCAGTGAAAAAGGATGGGAAGTTGTTTCGCCTAATTATGAAGGAATTCGGGTGAAATGTTCCAGCTCTGATGAACAGGGATGGTTTTTACTGCGTTTGTCGTTGCACGACCCGGTAATGCCATTAAATATTGAATCGAATGTGGGAGGTGGAGTAAATAAAATCAAGGAGCGATTGGCACATATTTTTGCGCAATTTAATGGCCTTGATCTAAAATCATTTAACCTGCAATAG
- a CDS encoding sugar-binding domain-containing protein yields the protein MKSFITFILVLLVFACTNWEEKTPERTQNFDKQWKFKLGDVFQAADPEFDDASWRILDLPHDWSIEGNFDPSNPAGNDGAYLPTGIAWYRKQFTVPANWNNKKVSIYFEGVYMNSEVFINGHSLGVYPYGYSSFYYDLTPHLNVGGENTIAVRVDNSQQKNCRWYSGSGIYRHVSMIVTDPVHIEQWGVTITTPTISKQEASVEIKTTLKNETSSPQEIILSTQITNKAQKSVGSSDIKVEISPNSEKEILQNIIVENPALWTPETPNLYNATVSIKKGEQTIDKTENTFGIRSIEFSAENGFLLNGQKVLLNGGCVHHDNGCLGAAAFDRAEERKVELLKEAGFNAVRTAHNIPSEAFLEACDRLGLLVIDEAFDGWREMKNTFTPIEHDYSTLFDKWWKTDVQVMVKRDKNHPSIILWSIGNEIIERTKPEAVETAKNLAAAVKEIDSTRPVTSAMTTWGQGWEIFDPLMAEHDVCGYNYQLHEAKADHERVSSRIIYQSESYPKDAFFCWDLVEDHPYILGDFVWTAIDYLGESGIGRWYYEGDVPGEHWHRDLFPWHAAYCGDIDLTGFRKPISHYRSMLYNDTEKLYMAVREPETDDKKIVTTMWGTWPTWESWTWPGHEGKDIEVEIYSKYEKVQLYCNDKLIGEKVTGRNEEFKALFTLPYETGKIKAVGVNGDQEMESTILTTAEKASSIKLTADRAEIIADGQDLSFITIEIIDAKGTLDPCASNQLHFEIEGPGSIIAVANSDIKDTDPYVATSRKAFHGRAMVVVRSTDQAGDITLKASSDGLRDSTINIQSIK from the coding sequence ATGAAATCATTCATCACCTTTATTCTTGTTCTTCTGGTATTTGCATGTACAAATTGGGAAGAGAAAACTCCTGAACGTACACAAAATTTCGACAAGCAGTGGAAATTTAAATTAGGAGACGTTTTTCAGGCTGCAGATCCGGAATTTGATGATGCATCGTGGCGCATACTCGACCTTCCACACGACTGGAGTATCGAAGGCAATTTTGATCCTTCCAACCCGGCAGGTAACGATGGTGCTTATTTGCCAACCGGAATTGCCTGGTATCGAAAACAATTTACTGTGCCGGCAAATTGGAATAACAAAAAGGTTAGCATCTATTTCGAAGGCGTTTATATGAACTCCGAGGTATTTATAAACGGTCATTCGCTGGGCGTTTATCCTTACGGTTACTCATCTTTTTATTACGACCTCACTCCTCACCTGAATGTTGGCGGAGAGAATACAATCGCCGTACGCGTTGATAATTCACAGCAAAAAAACTGCCGTTGGTACAGTGGTTCCGGAATTTATCGCCATGTGTCGATGATCGTCACTGATCCGGTGCATATTGAACAATGGGGCGTTACTATAACAACACCTACTATCAGTAAACAGGAAGCTTCCGTTGAAATTAAAACTACGCTGAAGAACGAAACATCTTCGCCACAGGAAATCATACTATCAACACAAATTACTAATAAAGCTCAAAAATCTGTTGGCAGTAGCGATATAAAAGTGGAAATATCACCAAATTCTGAAAAGGAAATTTTGCAGAACATCATTGTTGAAAATCCGGCACTGTGGACACCTGAAACACCAAATCTGTACAACGCAACTGTAAGTATAAAAAAAGGTGAGCAGACTATAGATAAAACTGAAAATACATTTGGAATTCGCAGCATTGAGTTCAGTGCAGAAAATGGATTCCTGTTGAACGGACAAAAGGTTCTGTTAAATGGTGGATGTGTGCATCACGATAACGGATGCCTTGGCGCTGCAGCATTCGACCGTGCAGAAGAACGAAAAGTTGAGCTCTTGAAAGAAGCCGGATTTAATGCCGTAAGAACCGCTCACAACATTCCTTCGGAAGCTTTTCTGGAGGCCTGCGACCGTTTAGGCCTGCTGGTTATCGATGAAGCTTTTGATGGCTGGCGTGAAATGAAAAACACATTTACACCAATTGAACACGACTATTCTACCTTGTTTGACAAATGGTGGAAGACTGACGTTCAGGTGATGGTGAAACGCGATAAAAACCACCCTTCAATTATTTTGTGGAGCATCGGTAACGAGATCATAGAACGCACAAAACCGGAAGCAGTAGAAACTGCCAAAAACCTGGCCGCAGCCGTAAAAGAAATTGATTCAACACGCCCTGTAACATCGGCAATGACAACCTGGGGGCAGGGCTGGGAGATTTTTGATCCGCTAATGGCCGAACACGATGTGTGTGGTTACAATTACCAGCTGCACGAAGCGAAAGCTGATCACGAACGTGTTTCATCGCGTATTATTTATCAATCTGAATCATACCCAAAAGATGCCTTCTTTTGCTGGGATTTAGTAGAAGACCATCCATATATCCTTGGTGATTTTGTTTGGACTGCTATTGATTACCTGGGCGAATCAGGCATCGGACGCTGGTATTACGAAGGAGATGTTCCGGGCGAACACTGGCACAGAGACCTTTTCCCATGGCATGCAGCTTATTGCGGCGATATTGATCTAACCGGCTTCAGAAAACCTATTTCGCATTATCGAAGCATGTTGTATAACGACACAGAGAAGTTATATATGGCCGTTCGCGAGCCGGAAACGGACGATAAGAAAATTGTTACAACAATGTGGGGAACCTGGCCAACCTGGGAAAGCTGGACATGGCCGGGCCATGAGGGAAAAGATATTGAAGTTGAAATCTACTCGAAATATGAGAAAGTGCAACTCTATTGTAATGATAAATTGATTGGTGAAAAAGTAACCGGCAGGAATGAAGAATTTAAGGCGTTATTTACTCTACCCTACGAAACCGGTAAAATAAAAGCCGTTGGAGTGAATGGCGATCAGGAAATGGAGTCAACCATTTTAACAACCGCTGAAAAAGCTTCTTCAATCAAACTAACTGCCGATCGTGCAGAAATTATTGCCGATGGACAAGACCTTTCGTTTATTACCATTGAAATTATCGATGCCAAAGGAACTCTTGACCCTTGTGCTTCAAACCAGTTGCACTTCGAAATTGAAGGTCCGGGTTCCATAATCGCAGTTGCAAATAGTGATATAAAAGATACCGATCCTTATGTTGCCACTTCCAGAAAAGCATTTCACGGACGCGCAATGGTTGTGGTAAGAAGCACAGACCAGGCTGGTGACATTACTCTAAAAGCAAGTTCTGATGGGTTGAGAGATTCAACAATCAATATACAATCGATAAAATAG
- the galU gene encoding UTP--glucose-1-phosphate uridylyltransferase GalU, giving the protein MVKKAVIPAAGYGTRFLPATKSQPKEMIPIIDTPVIQYVVEEAVASGITDILMIIGKGKRAIEEHFDRSPILEESLLKKHNLKMLDQIRSISNMANIHFVWQKEMNGLGDAILHAKCHVGNEPFVILLGDTLVQSDDGPITKQLIDVYNKNKGSVVALEEVQPEMVSKYGVVDGESISDNVIKANGWIEKPSVEEAPSNLAVASRYLFTPEIFDYLENTPPGKNNEVQLTDAMKEMVKSHPMYGMKFNGKRYDIGNKMGFLKTNIEFGLKDPEIGEEMKAWIKEFARQL; this is encoded by the coding sequence ATGGTAAAAAAAGCAGTAATTCCAGCTGCAGGTTATGGTACACGCTTTCTGCCTGCCACAAAATCGCAGCCCAAGGAAATGATCCCGATTATAGACACCCCGGTTATACAATATGTTGTTGAAGAAGCTGTAGCAAGCGGAATCACAGATATTTTAATGATTATTGGGAAAGGCAAACGTGCCATCGAAGAGCATTTTGACAGAAGTCCTATTCTGGAAGAATCGCTTCTGAAAAAGCATAACCTGAAAATGTTGGACCAAATACGTTCGATTTCAAACATGGCCAACATTCACTTTGTGTGGCAAAAAGAAATGAACGGTTTGGGAGATGCCATTCTTCATGCAAAATGCCATGTAGGCAACGAACCATTTGTAATTCTTTTAGGCGACACACTGGTGCAAAGTGATGACGGCCCGATTACAAAACAGCTGATTGATGTGTACAACAAAAACAAAGGTTCGGTAGTAGCCTTGGAAGAAGTTCAGCCGGAAATGGTTAGTAAATATGGAGTAGTTGATGGAGAAAGCATTTCTGACAATGTAATAAAAGCCAATGGATGGATTGAGAAACCTTCGGTTGAAGAGGCGCCTTCGAACCTTGCTGTTGCCAGCAGGTATTTATTTACACCTGAAATTTTTGACTACCTGGAAAATACACCTCCGGGAAAAAACAATGAAGTACAACTTACCGACGCGATGAAAGAGATGGTGAAATCGCATCCAATGTATGGAATGAAATTTAATGGTAAACGTTACGACATTGGCAACAAAATGGGTTTTCTGAAGACCAATATCGAATTTGGGTTGAAAGACCCGGAAATTGGCGAGGAAATGAAAGCGTGGATTAAAGAATTTGCTCGGCAACTGTAA